From a single Opisthocomus hoazin isolate bOpiHoa1 chromosome 6, bOpiHoa1.hap1, whole genome shotgun sequence genomic region:
- the DUSP29 gene encoding dual specificity phosphatase 29 isoform X2 — MSSAGLNAAKKNAYRAIQVDPDEGYCTPGAFELERLFWKGCPKYTHVNEVWPNLYIGDEKTALDRYSLEKAGFTHILNAAHGQRNVDTGPGYYHDMTVEYHGVEADDLPTFKLSQFFYSASKFIDNALQDKRNKVLVHCAMGRSRSATLVLAYLMIYKNMTVVDAIEQVSRHRCILPNRGFLKQLRELDIMLALQRRNSKNSLPPDDAEGGTTV; from the exons ATGTCATCAGCAGGTTTGAATGCCGCGAAGAAAAATGCCTACAGAGCAATCCAAGTCGACCCTGACGAGGGTTACTGCACCCCAGGTGCATTTGAACTGGAGCGACTCTTCTGGAAAGGATGCCCGAAGTACACTCATGTCAACGAAGTCTGGCCCAACCTCTACATCGGAGATGA GAAAACTGCATTAGATCGCtacagcctggagaaggcaggcttcacccacatcctcaacGCGGCCCACGGTCAGCGGAACGTGGACACAGGACCAGGATATTATCACGACATGACTGTGGAGTACCACGGAGTGGAAGCAGATGATCTCCCCACTTTCAAACTCAGCCAGTTCTTCTATTCAGCTTCTAAATTCATTGATAACGCGCTTCAGGACAAAAGAA ACAAGGTTCTCGTTCACTGTGCTATGGGGCGCAGCCGGTCAGCCACGCTGGTCTTGGCTTACCTGATGATTTACAAGAACATGACCGTCGTGGATGCCATCGAGCAAGTATCAAGACACCGATGCATCCTGCCGAACCGGGGCTTCTTGaagcagctgagagaactggaCATCATGTtggcactgcagaggaggaaCAGCAAAAACAGCCTACCACCTGATGACGCCGAGGGCGGCACCACGGTCTAG
- the DUSP29 gene encoding dual specificity phosphatase 29 isoform X1 — translation MSSAGLNAAKKNAYRAIQVDPDEGYCTPGAFELERLFWKGCPKYTHVNEVWPNLYIGDDSSFNRKTALDRYSLEKAGFTHILNAAHGQRNVDTGPGYYHDMTVEYHGVEADDLPTFKLSQFFYSASKFIDNALQDKRNKVLVHCAMGRSRSATLVLAYLMIYKNMTVVDAIEQVSRHRCILPNRGFLKQLRELDIMLALQRRNSKNSLPPDDAEGGTTV, via the exons ATGTCATCAGCAGGTTTGAATGCCGCGAAGAAAAATGCCTACAGAGCAATCCAAGTCGACCCTGACGAGGGTTACTGCACCCCAGGTGCATTTGAACTGGAGCGACTCTTCTGGAAAGGATGCCCGAAGTACACTCATGTCAACGAAGTCTGGCCCAACCTCTACATCGGAGATGA CTCTTCTTTTAACAGGAAAACTGCATTAGATCGCtacagcctggagaaggcaggcttcacccacatcctcaacGCGGCCCACGGTCAGCGGAACGTGGACACAGGACCAGGATATTATCACGACATGACTGTGGAGTACCACGGAGTGGAAGCAGATGATCTCCCCACTTTCAAACTCAGCCAGTTCTTCTATTCAGCTTCTAAATTCATTGATAACGCGCTTCAGGACAAAAGAA ACAAGGTTCTCGTTCACTGTGCTATGGGGCGCAGCCGGTCAGCCACGCTGGTCTTGGCTTACCTGATGATTTACAAGAACATGACCGTCGTGGATGCCATCGAGCAAGTATCAAGACACCGATGCATCCTGCCGAACCGGGGCTTCTTGaagcagctgagagaactggaCATCATGTtggcactgcagaggaggaaCAGCAAAAACAGCCTACCACCTGATGACGCCGAGGGCGGCACCACGGTCTAG